The DNA sequence CAGGACGAGGACTGCCGCGCCACCAAGCGCGCCATCGAGCCCTGCCTGCCGCGCACCAGCGGGCccgggggcggggcgggcggcGGCGGGGCGGGCGCGGTGATCGGCTGCACGGAGGCGCGGCGGCGCTGCGACTGGGACAGCCGCTGCAACCACGCGCTGAGCCTGTACATGGCGCACTGCGGGAAGCTCTTCAACGGGCTGCGCTGCACCGACGAGTGCCGCCGCGTCATCCAGGACATGCTGGCCGTGCCCAAGGCGCTGCTGCTCAACGAGTGCGTCTGCGACGGCCTCGAGCGGCCCATCTGCGAGTCGGTCAAGGAGAACATGGCCCGGCTCTGCTTCGGCGGCGGCCACGGCGGCGCGGGCAGCAGCGGCGCCTCCGACGGCGCCCTCGACGACTACTACGACGAGGAGTACGAGGACGAGCCCGGCCAGCGCGCCGACTTCGACGAGGCGGCCGTGGCCGTGGTGAAGGCCGTCGACGGCGCTCCCCGCGGCCGCTGCCCTGCCCGCGCCGCGCCCTGGCCTCgtctcgccgccgccgccgcctccatCTTGTGGCTGCTGCTGTCGTCCTAGCAGCCATTCCGCTCCTCTCCCTTCGGCCGGCCGGGCCGGTGCCCGCGTGGCTGGGGAAGGCCTCGCCTCCCTGCCCGGGCTGGGGCTGCGAGAGGACCCCCTCGCACAGGCAGGTGTTGGCGGCCTGTGCTGGATGACACGGGACTGTCCcctgctactcagaagtaggacccactgtgctcagtggggcttactcccaggaaagtaggtgCAGGagtgcaaccttagagcccaatcctgtgcctgtctactcagaagtaagtcccgttgtacTCAGTGgaccttacttccaggaaagtgtgggtaagattgcagcctcagggcctaatcctctgcctgtctcagaagtaagtgcactcagtggatcttacttctaggaaagtatgtgcaggattgcagcctcagagcccaagcctgtgcctgtctactcagaagtaagtcccattgtactccatGGAGCTCATTGTACTCATTGtacccaggaaagtatgaataggattgcagcctcacagcccaatcctaagcctgtctactcagaagtaagccccattagagtcaatggatcttactcccaggaaagtgtgcataggattgcaacctcagtccaCTTGGTTCACATGAAGTCAAGTACCGTACTCGCCCCCCACCATGAAGCCCTATTTGAAAGCAGCTGTGCCTTAATCCAGATCTGCCACTTTCGTACAGCTAACTTCTTTTGCCTTATGAGCTGCCTTGCTCTGACCATTGGACAGTTCTGCCTTGCCTGACTACTTAAGTGGAGGTTTGCTGTGCATATCCCCTTTTTGTGAATCCTCATTGGAACATTGCTTTGCTCTGTGGATACCCATTCCTTCCTTCTGTGCAAATATTTATGTCCCTTCACTATATCTGTATGGGCattgtttttttcctcccttcgCAACATTATATTTTAAAGGGATGGTACCATTGTATTGGATACCTGTTTTTTTTTAGTTACTATATACTG is a window from the Tiliqua scincoides isolate rTilSci1 chromosome 2, rTilSci1.hap2, whole genome shotgun sequence genome containing:
- the GAS1 gene encoding growth arrest-specific protein 1; translation: MGRGGGGGCRRSALLRLLLLLLGAAWPGAQGRRLICWQAMLQCQEEPECGYAFSQYYEACAPVLKAAQEPGRRRCPSHCISALIQLNHTRRGPALEDCDCGQDEDCRATKRAIEPCLPRTSGPGGGAGGGGAGAVIGCTEARRRCDWDSRCNHALSLYMAHCGKLFNGLRCTDECRRVIQDMLAVPKALLLNECVCDGLERPICESVKENMARLCFGGGHGGAGSSGASDGALDDYYDEEYEDEPGQRADFDEAAVAVVKAVDGAPRGRCPARAAPWPRLAAAAASILWLLLSS